CCTTAAACTCATGTAGAGTTGGTTTATTGGGGGCACATCGTACACTCTAGGGACTCTGAATGATATTGTTCTAATACCAAAATGAGCTTAATTTCTGCACTCTCCTCCTCGGCATGCAAAAAATGAACCATTTTTAGGAGATTATAAATGCTGGTGTTGGTTATAATAATGCAACAGAATTGGCTTACGGAAATACTGAATGGGAATTAAAGAAACAGAAGTTCCAAGCAGAATTTGCCATTGACAATTAGCTTGAAATTTCAGAGTCTTTTTTGTAGTTCTGGTTTTCAAGTTTCCTTGTATCGTATTCTTTCTCCATCAGGAAACTCTGGGTTATGTGGATATAAATCTAGCTGATGTTGTTAACAACAAAAGAATCCACGAGAAGTATCATCTCATAGACTCAAAGAACGGGCGGATTCAAATTGAGCTGCAATGGAGAACCGCAGGTTGACCGTAACACTTTTGATGACCTGGGTAGCAATTCCTCGGACTGGTCCAGGttctattattgttttgttAGGATAAACCAAAATATTTGTTCTTCTCTGTGAACAGTAGGATTGATACATCCTTCAAAATCTGATTTCTGTAAAGAAACCGAGGAAGAAAAACAATCTACTCCAGCTTGCATGAAGTTTGCGTGGTCCTTATGTTCCTTGCTTTGGATATTGTTCAGTTTTGAGAACAGTGTGATatgctgcatttggatgttgaactgagttgagttaaaataataaaatattattagaatattattttttaatattattattattttgtaatttgaaaaagttgaattatttattatattttgtattgaaatttgaaaaaattataatgataagttaagatgGATTGAGATGGATCTAGTAACCAAACGATCTCAATGATGCTAATCTGAATCATTTTCTCAGTTTTCAATGAACTTGTCTTGaactagtgtatatatatgtttatattttataaatatcaaaagaacGAGAAGAAAGAAACAACTCTACGACTAAAGTGCGGACGTTGactacctataaaaaaacaaaaatccggACGTTGACAATTGCATAAGAACATCTTCATTGGCCAAATGAGGAGGTTggttaaaatttgtataattgatgtaaaaaatatctcacattgaattggataaatctaaaataatttaaatttttgctaCAGTGGTTAAATATAGAGAAtcacaattgattcaccaaatattaaaatagtaatttctcattccaaataatcattaaaatattagtttctcactttaagcaaaaatactatttgatttgtaattaagaaatttagatagaattttaaatgagtttaatcaaatattttttattattagcattaaatgacttttgaaaatatgatttttttaatattaatttaattagaatataattatcattaacatttaattggtagagatacaaaatgtgataaaaataaattaaataaaaaaattattaaattaataatatttttttattatatagagagaatggataatctaatgtgaattgaatttaaataaaatagataaatgtaaaaaaaataatattgattaaattttaaagaaaatttaacCAAGTCAATAAAAATACTCTAAGCGAGCTTTCCAAAAGATTTTTCATGCATTGAAATAGGAAATATAGATGCCTGTTTTGGTCTCATTCAGTAAATTCCTCATTAGACCCACAAAGGGCATCGATTCGGGCTATGTTTATTGGGCTTGCAACAATCTAAACTTTCTGATCACAAATAGAAAAGGCCCAAGTGGGTATAGATGTGACCTCTCCAAACAATGCACTCAATATGGTTAACGCCTAGTTTGGATACTTATTTTCAAACGGTACAttgctattatttattattattttatctatttattattattatttaatactttatcattattttttattattcacaaaatacttgAGCTTTATTTGatttcaaaactcatctcaactcatcattatttttaaatttcaatacaaaatataataaacaattcaattttatcaaatcataaaataataataatattaaaaaataatattttaataatattttatcatttctacaTAACTCAATTCAAATTAAGTCAGTTCCACTTACGTAGCTTagagtgtgtttggatattgaagtgagttgagttgtgatgataaaatattgttaaaatattattttttaatattattattattttaaaatttaaaaaagttgaattgtttattatattttatgttaaaatttaaaaaaattataataataaattaagatgaatttaataactaaatataccttaaaaatattttactatttcaaCTCAACCTAAAAACTTGGTGTGAATAATACAACAAGGTCATCAAAATCATCATTGCAAAAGTCTGTACAAGCTGGACGTTGAAAGACGAAATTGCAATCGTCTCGTTCAATCATCCATCAATGGGCTTTTCCAATTCCCAAAACGATTTCCAAAGGCCTTTTGGGATCTTTGCTTTTCCAATTCTAGCCAACGAGGCCATCATTGAAGTTTCTACCAAGCTTTCCTTGTGCCGTAGCCTCCGCACTCCGCCATGATAGACGAATCTTTGTTTTGACCGGAACCGTTTGGCCGTATATGTCAAATTTGACATGCACTTTACTCTCTCTTGAATGGAAAACCTACAATGGGTGTGAtcattaattttgataaatgaatcGTTTGGCCAGTTGAGAttccttattcttcttatttaaACACTATTTAAGATTAagcctagtttgttttcaagaaacatctcatttcatctcatctcacttcatcattacaacttttctaaatctccacacaaaataaaataaacaatttaactttttcaaactccaaaacaaaaataatattaaaaaatatattttaataatattttattcaactttttaactttaatctcatctcatcttatttctgaaaacaaacgaaataAAGATAGATAGTCTTTAGACTCCACAACAAACATTAAATAGTGCCATAGATAATGTGGACctcaatattatataaatagtaaggaaaatgataacttgcaactatttttataactaatttacAACTCCATATGAAATGAATGGTAGATTAAAGTGGTGAGACAAGCATATGAAGTGAAtccacaatatttatatattttctaataaacttctcatattgtattaaacatttaataaaTGATCAAATTAATGTATCTATCTCTGTCACTTTAGATCTTAAAAATCGAACAAAGTTTCAGtgattctaaattattttctgtttagATTATTCTATCCTCTCACGGAGACATTAATATTTGAGCTAGAGTATTGTGTGGTGGGAGTtatctttgtaattttgtataaaatagtTAACCATGTTGGACACACTCCTATATTCTCATTTGAATGTTATAGTTAACAAACAATTGAAAGAATAATAAAcattaattcatcaaattaatCAGAATAAGTGCTGTGCACAACCAATGTCTGAGATCCAAAGAGGAAATAAAGGTTTTGTTGGGAAGCAACCCAAAAGATACCATGTTCGTAAGTGGGGAAGTTTAACACTAGAGACCACGAATTTCAGCCTCCCAAGTAAACGAGCATCATGAAGAGGGATTCTCTCCTCCTTTTCCCTTGAGATAAAAGGAGAGATTGAGCATCCAACTATCCAAATGGGTTTTGTCAGTTACAAAAGCAGCAATCTTTATTCTTCAAATCACTTGCTTTAGATTCGTCTAATTCTCCCAATTCCCCACTAAAcacgccttttttttttcttaaattttatcactGGGGAATATGAATCTGTTCTCAGGCCAGTGCCCCAGTTTTGAGTTGACGTTTGGAAGAACAAAGAGATGCTCTGCCCTGTCTTTTTACCCAAACTTATGCGGCTCTCAAATTATCCCAAGTAATCAACTTGGGAACAAAAGTATCGTTGCATTTCATCCCCACTTTATAGAACTGCTTTCACCCAATCTCATAAAGTGGTCCAGAAAATGCCCCACTTTTCCGTATAATATAAAGATCTGAATGAATAGGCAAAAGTCCACGACTGGACTCGGGTTGAGTCGTGTTCATTATCGGGAATCGGTCCAACATGCAGAAGAGGAATGGGATGTTGTAGTGATCAAAGGGTTGAGATTGCAGTGAATTATCCATGGTCAGAGAGAAGGTAAATAATAGTTACAATCCTGATAAGcgttgtataattattttaaaaaaataaataaatatgagatacGAAAAGAAAAATGCCAAAGAGTAGATGAGAAAAACTGCTGGGAAAGTAAACAGAGTGGAAGGATCGTAGAAGACGTTTGACTCTAGGCCCACCACTGGACGATCCCGATtggtgagagagtgagaggaaatAGAGATGGAAACAAAAAGAGTAGACTTTCAGCTCACAGCCAAACTGGGAGTCAGAGGGACTGTGTCTGTTTGGGAAAAGACACAGACAGCCTTTGCACCGGGCCCATTCTCTTTCAAACCAAACCCTCTCGTTCAGTTTTCTCAGTTCTGAACCGAAAGGACACCATCCACATTGGTCTTGATAAAGAAGGTGTGGATAAAAACGACGTACCGTTTGGTGAATTATTTCCTACCCAAATGGGAAAAGCAATTTGAGAATAATTGCCCACATtggccgagaaaaaaaaaaaatttgccaagttagaaatcttgtattttttacattcaaaatttatttcaattaattttattttatcgttataatttttttaaatttttacataaaatataataaataattcaacttttattctactatttataaattatatcaatccatcttaatttatctctaaattcaaaccacattttaatattaattattttctttgtaatccttggttttaataaatgaaaaaatatataaaaaaatttcattaaactCAAAAGATCGGTGGCACTAcaaatttaaagttttaaatttcgtaccgtaccggccggtatggccgaaatttttcgtttcggccgtcctgccggtacaggtactatacctgttccgtaccggccaaaataccgaccggtaccggtcataccggcctaaaATTTGGCCTGTACAGGCCGATATTTCGAcctgtgtttttttctttttttttctttttttcaaactacaagcttattttttaactctcaattcagactagactatttataatttttatatatatgtatttgtatataatttatttatatatagactattattttataatataatttttatatatatttatatatataatttatttatagatcgactatctcgaaacgttATCCTGAAAcgctattccgaaacggtacctgtatcgaaatatttcgttccagtgccttgaccgataCGGTgtctggtacggtattcaaaacattgactACAATTAGTTAAATGGCCAttgaagtataaaaataaataaaaaaattaaaaataaatagttaaaagattaaaaattaaaaaataaaacataaaatataagtacatttaaaagtaaaaatgaagAAGTTGCACGTCATGGATACAACTGGCGGACCTGACCCGAAAGCAGAAGAAAAGGGGGAAAGACATCAACATTATCGTGCTCCCTGTCATTCAAACCTGACAAATCACgccgtcaaaaaaaaaaaaacacaccatACAGATGAGTACCATCAGCCCTAAACTCCATCAGGACCGACTTGGTTAACCTCCGTCAAATCCGTAGGCCCAGCCATGCCCAAACTGCAGGTGCTAGCTACCTAAGGCCACACACACCCCTCCCATGcaacccccctctctctctctctctctctctctctctgtctttttTACAGTTTCAAATTGTTTATTCATTCCAAGTTTGATCCTTTGGGAGTGTTCGATTCTCGCTTTACGATGCACTACTACGTCCACAGCTACTTGTTATAAGCTTCACAGTGCCATTTGATTTCCCAGTTCTCTGCATGAGCTGTTGTCACCTTCCACACAAGTAATTCTCCGTGAGTGAACGCTGAGAGCCAGAGCCCAGAGATAGCCAGAGAGACATGACGACCTCTTTCACCTTTTCCATATTCGTTCATGTCGCCcttgttttccttcttttctctcCGTGCTCTTCTACGTACGCTAATGATCTTCAAGTGCTGTTGAAGCTAAAGTCCGCCATGACTGGACCCAATGTTTCGGCCCTGTTGGACTGGGAGGACTCCTCGTCACCAACAGCCCATTGCTCCTTCTCTGGAGTTTCATGTGACGAGGACTCGAGGGTTGTTTCTCTTAACGTGTCACTTATTCCTCTCTTCGGCTTCATTCCCCGGAGATTGGGTTACTGAAAAAGCTTGTCAGCCTAACCATCGCCGGTGGCAATCTCACGGGGAGACTTCCTGTGGAGATGGCGAACCTCACGTCACTCAAGGTACTCAACATCTCCAACAACCTCTTCAACGGAAACTTTCCCGGAAAAATCACTCTCGGAATGACGGAGCTCGAGGTTATCGACACTTACAACAATAACTTCTCCGGACCGCTTCCGGCGGAGTTCGTGAACTTGAAAAGGCTCAAGCACCTTAGTCTCGGAGGCAACTTCTTCTCTGGTCCGATTCCGGAGATTTACGCCGACATTCAAAGCCTCGAGTACTTGGGCCTGAACGGCAACTCACATACGGGCAAGTTCCCAGCGAGTCTCGGTCGGTTAAATAATCTCAAAGAAATGTACGTAGGCTACTTTAACGCTTACGATGGAGGTATTCCGCCGGAGTTAGGATCGCTCAGCTCGCTTGAACTCCTCGACATGGCGAGCTGTAACCTCACCGGTGAGATTCCCAAGAGTCTGAGCCTTTTGAAGAACTTGCACACGTTGTTTCTACAAATCAACCGCCTCGCAGGTCATATACCTCCCGAATTCTCTTCTTTACATAGCTTAAAATCACTCGATCTCTCTATTAACGAACTCACCGGAGAGATTCCGGAGAACTTCTCGGATCTTAAGAACATTACGCTAATCAATTTGTTTAAGAACAAGCTTTACGGCCCAATCCCGCCCTTCGTTGGAGACCTTCCAAATCTTGAAGTTCTTCAGATATGGGAGAACAATTTCACGCTCGAACTGCCCGAGAACTTGGGTCAGAATGGGAAGCTCAAGCTCCTCGACGTGGCTACCAATCATTTCACCGGTTTGATTCCTCGCGATTTGTGCAAAGGAGGGCAGTTGAAGACGCTGATCCTGATAGAGAATTTCTTCTTCGGACCAATCCCCGACGAGCTCGGCGAATGCAAGTCTCTTACCAGGATCCGAATCATGAAGAACCAACTCAACGGAACGATTCCGGCAGGGATTTTCAATTTGCCGTTGGCAGAAGTGATCGAGGTCAATGATAACCACTTCTCCGGAGAGCTTCCCTCCGAGTTCTCCGGGGACAAACTCGGCATTCTCACGATCTCGGGGAATCAAATCACCGGAAGAATTCCTCCGGGaattaaaaatctcaagagTTTGCAGAACTTATATTTAGAAATGAACAGGTTTTACGGGGAGATTCCCAAGGAAATCTTTCATCTACCAGCGATCTCTACGATTAACATAAGCGCCAACAATATCAGTGGCGAAATTCCTACTTCGATTTCGACCTGTACTTCTTTGACGTCCGTGGATTTCAGTCGAAACAATCTGTTTGGCGATATTCCCATAGGGATTTCCAAATTGAAGGTACTCAGCATTCTCAATTTCTCGAGAAACCAACTGACCGGCCAAATCCCCGGTGAGATCCGATTCATGACGAGTCTCACAACCTTGGATCTTTCTGATAACAATTTCGTGGGAAATATTCCCACCGGCGGGCAGTTTTTAGTTTTCAACGAGAGCTCGTTTGCTGGAAACCCCAATCTCTGTTCGCCACGTCATGCGTCCTGCCCGTCCTCGTCGGGAACTCCGGGTCGAGGCTCCAGTCTGGGGCATAACAACTCCGGTTCATGGAAGGTCATCATAATGGTGATTGCGATCGTAACGGCTCTGTTATTGGGGCTCGTCACGGCTTACATGATGCGGAAAAAGAAACTCCAGAAATCTCGAGCTTGGAGGCTCACCGCGTTCCAACGTCTGGATTTCAAAGCTGAGGACGTGCTCGAGTGCCTGAAGGAAGAAAACATAATCGGCAAAGGCGGTGCCGGGATCGTCTACCGTGGGTCCATGCCTGACGGCGTTGACGTGGCGATCAAACGGTTGGTGGGTAGGGGTTCCGGGCTGAGCGACCACGGATTCTCGGCCGAAATCAAGACTCTGGGGCGGATCAAACACCGAAATATCGTGAGGCTGTTGGGGTACGTTTCGAACAAGGATACGAACCTGTTGCTGTATGAGTACATGCCCAATGGGAGCTTGGGTGAGCTATTGCATGGATCAAAAGGAGGCCATTTGCAGTGGGATATGAGGTACAAGATAGCCGAAGAGGCTGCCAAGGGCCTGTGTTATCTTCACCATGACTGTTCGCCGCTGATTATTCACAGGGATGTGAAGTCCAATAACATTCTGCTGGACTCGGATTTTGAGGCTCATGTGGCTGATTTCGGACTCGCCAAGTTCTTGCAGGACGCTGGAGCCTCCGAGTGCATGTCCTCCATTGCTGGCTCGTATGGTTACATCGCCCAGGTTCGTTCTCTCCTCCATATATTTACAGTATACTCGCTAGTAGTATAGTAGTAGTGAATGTGCAATTTACATATAAGATCGATACATATAATGCAAACATGCAGCCAAGTCACCTTAACAGAACATCACCTTAACCTCCAAAAAGATATGGACCCGAGATTATCATCTCAACCAGTTCTCAGTTCTTTTGAAAACTCCGGTAATGTGTCTGCTTTTTGTCTCATTTAGTTGTGTGTATTAGCATTTAAGCCTGAAGGTcttcaaagttttgaattcgaGTACTAGACATTTACTCCACTTTGAACGTGACCTAAGCATCTGAAGTCTCATTATTCTTTGCCGTTCAATAGAGTACGCTTACACGCTGAAAGTGGACGAGAAAAGCGACGTGTACAGTTTTGGTGTGGTGCTGCTGGAGCTGATTGCTGGGAGGAAGCCGGTGGGGGAGTTTGGCGATGGCGTGGACATAGTGAGATGGGTGAGGATAACCACATCAGAACTCTCCCAGCCGTCGGATGCAGCATCCGTCCTGGCAGTGGTGGACCCAAGGTTGAGTGGGTACCCTCTGACAGGTGTCATACACCTGTTCAAGATAGCTTTGATGTGTGTTGAGGATGAAAGCTCTGCCAGACCCACCATGAGGGAAGTCGTTCACATGCTCAGCCATCTTCCTCGGTCTCCCCCAAGCCTCGTCAACCTTCAACTATAACATGGTCTTGATCGGTTCTGAAGATCATCATCAATATTtaagtaaataatagtaaagcaaaattgtaataatattgtGACAACAGGTGGTGGGTGCAAGAAGACTTGGACCCAATTTCCATGCCTATAAAAAATGTTGGTTTCTGGGTGTTGAACTCGGTCTGCTAATCTGTTATATATGTGTGTTGATTGTCACAATAACGTATCGTGCGTCGTGTCTTTGCTTCTTTTGGTAGTGGATCGATGATATTCGTATTTACACATGCTTGGCTAGTTCATATACAAACTTTGCAATGCTATGGTTGCATCTCTTacatttttctactttttgtcATGATTGTTCATTGTCCGACTACGCTTTCAAGTTTTGGATGTGCGAGAAGTCAGTTCTAGTAGTTGGGAGTTCGCTTGCCCCAATATTTGTTGATGGGAATGTTGAATTCTTCATTTTGGCTGTCGTTCTAGTTGTATGACGCATCTGATGAGCTCTTAGATTCTGCCTTTatcatcttaaatattttgaaaaaaaaaaaaaaccccgaTGAACTAACCAAGCTTACATGTCATGGCGAACATTAATCGTAGTTTGTAGGTCTAACATATGAATTCACCAGATGGTATTTCCAAATAGATCTGACTCTAAAAGAGAGATCGACTGTGACCAGCATTTTTAGGATCACGGCACATTAACCCTAAATGTGGCACGATTTCAGCTTCATACAATGCCCCGAATGAGCTCAGATGGTCAGCTCAAGAACCACGCCCTTAGACAGTGTCAGACCTGATCTTCTGCACAAAACCTAGTTGCCTCCATTAGGGGTGCCACCTGCATGGTGCAGGCCGGGGGCACCCCCTctctaccccccccccccccccgccctgCACCATACGGTTGGAGGGGTTTCATACCCCGCCCCGCTACTAGGGGGGTTGAAATCGCACCCCGCTCAACccattgtttaaaaatattttttagattcaattataatataatttaaagtataaattgaaatttatacattaaaaaaaatataaactcattataagtctcacattgcttaactattactattatattaCCTTGACTTCCTATATAATGGTTGGCCTAGGAGGTCAAGGCAATTCATTAACTTGAAgttaaatttaagtttttaacaaattgtatatatctatatataatatatttaaataaattacttatataaataaatattaaaaaattttatattaaaaatgagatgagtgcGGAGCGGGAGGCGGGGGTGgaaaattgaaagaataattaaaaacttCAGCAGATACAACTTCATAAAATTAGTCCGAATTGaaagaataattaatatttcttgAAAATTCTAGAGCTTCTGAACTGATGTTCTGCGAGACATCGCAAAATAACAGCTAGACATCTCTAACTGTCCATGTGGGATCCACGTAGTCAAGCAGAATGGATGATGAAGGGATGGGCGGATCATAGAAATGAGTTGGGCTTATGATTTAGAGGAGGAGAAAAAACACCCGGATCACTGTTTATAAACTTGCTTTTTGGGCCAAA
This genomic interval from Juglans microcarpa x Juglans regia isolate MS1-56 chromosome 4D, Jm3101_v1.0, whole genome shotgun sequence contains the following:
- the LOC121261408 gene encoding LOW QUALITY PROTEIN: receptor protein kinase CLAVATA1-like (The sequence of the model RefSeq protein was modified relative to this genomic sequence to represent the inferred CDS: inserted 1 base in 1 codon), which produces MTTSFTFSIFVHVALVFLLFSPCSSTYANDLQVLLKLKSAMTGPNVSALLDWEDSSSPTAHCSFSGVSCDEDSRVVSLNVSLIPLFGFXSPEIGLLKKLVSLTIAGGNLTGRLPVEMANLTSLKVLNISNNLFNGNFPGKITLGMTELEVIDTYNNNFSGPLPAEFVNLKRLKHLSLGGNFFSGPIPEIYADIQSLEYLGLNGNSHTGKFPASLGRLNNLKEMYVGYFNAYDGGIPPELGSLSSLELLDMASCNLTGEIPKSLSLLKNLHTLFLQINRLAGHIPPEFSSLHSLKSLDLSINELTGEIPENFSDLKNITLINLFKNKLYGPIPPFVGDLPNLEVLQIWENNFTLELPENLGQNGKLKLLDVATNHFTGLIPRDLCKGGQLKTLILIENFFFGPIPDELGECKSLTRIRIMKNQLNGTIPAGIFNLPLAEVIEVNDNHFSGELPSEFSGDKLGILTISGNQITGRIPPGIKNLKSLQNLYLEMNRFYGEIPKEIFHLPAISTINISANNISGEIPTSISTCTSLTSVDFSRNNLFGDIPIGISKLKVLSILNFSRNQLTGQIPGEIRFMTSLTTLDLSDNNFVGNIPTGGQFLVFNESSFAGNPNLCSPRHASCPSSSGTPGRGSSLGHNNSGSWKVIIMVIAIVTALLLGLVTAYMMRKKKLQKSRAWRLTAFQRLDFKAEDVLECLKEENIIGKGGAGIVYRGSMPDGVDVAIKRLVGRGSGLSDHGFSAEIKTLGRIKHRNIVRLLGYVSNKDTNLLLYEYMPNGSLGELLHGSKGGHLQWDMRYKIAEEAAKGLCYLHHDCSPLIIHRDVKSNNILLDSDFEAHVADFGLAKFLQDAGASECMSSIAGSYGYIAQSTLTR